The proteins below are encoded in one region of Sphingobium yanoikuyae:
- a CDS encoding DUF808 domain-containing protein codes for MPSGLIALLDDVAGIAKMAATSLDDVAAAAGKAGTKAAGVVIDDTAVTPNYVMGLSPDRELPIIWKIARGSLRNKLLFLLPAALALSAFAPWLLPPLLMLGGAFLCFEAAEKLLEAIQGGHDEVADAAATLTSKELEDQKVSSAIRTDFILSGEIMAIALGTVASEPIWEQAIILVVVAIAITAGVYGVVGFIVKMDDIGLHLAQRSGAATRAIGRGLVKAMPVVMSVLGVVGTAAMLWVGGGLIVHGLHEFHWDLIPGTIHHLAQGAAQAVPAIGPVIDWLVNAIGAGIVGLVIGGIIVAVLHLFKKH; via the coding sequence ATGCCTTCGGGTCTGATCGCGCTGCTCGACGATGTTGCCGGTATCGCCAAGATGGCGGCCACGTCGCTGGACGATGTCGCCGCTGCTGCCGGCAAGGCCGGCACAAAGGCCGCCGGCGTCGTCATCGACGATACTGCCGTGACACCCAATTATGTCATGGGCCTGTCGCCCGACCGCGAACTGCCGATCATCTGGAAGATCGCGCGCGGATCGCTGCGCAACAAATTGCTGTTCCTGCTGCCGGCGGCACTGGCGCTCAGCGCCTTTGCCCCCTGGCTGCTGCCGCCGCTGCTGATGCTCGGCGGCGCCTTCCTGTGCTTCGAGGCGGCGGAGAAGCTGCTGGAGGCGATCCAGGGCGGCCATGACGAGGTGGCGGATGCCGCCGCAACCCTCACCTCCAAGGAACTGGAGGACCAGAAGGTCTCCAGCGCTATCCGCACCGACTTCATCCTGTCGGGCGAGATCATGGCGATTGCGCTCGGCACTGTCGCCAGCGAGCCGATCTGGGAACAGGCGATCATCCTGGTCGTCGTCGCCATCGCGATCACCGCCGGCGTCTATGGCGTGGTCGGCTTCATCGTGAAGATGGACGATATCGGCCTGCACCTCGCCCAACGCAGTGGCGCGGCGACGCGCGCCATCGGGCGCGGCCTGGTAAAGGCGATGCCGGTCGTGATGAGCGTGCTGGGCGTCGTCGGTACGGCGGCGATGTTGTGGGTGGGCGGTGGCCTGATCGTCCATGGCCTGCACGAATTTCACTGGGATCTGATCCCCGGCACGATCCATCATCTGGCGCAAGGCGCCGCCCAAGCCGTGCCCGCGATCGGTCCGGTGATCGACTGGCTGGTGAATGCGATCGGCGCGGGCATTGTCGGGCTGGTGATCGGCGGCATCATCGTTGCCGTGCTGCATCTGTTCAAGAAGCACTGA
- a CDS encoding plasmid stabilization protein encodes MPRGDKDRYTGKQKRKAAHIAQSYEERGVSHDEAEARAWATVNKDSGGGNLSGSGRGKPDSHAADRRKAADRSAAAKKGWETRRRRAQG; translated from the coding sequence ATGCCCAGAGGCGACAAGGATCGTTACACTGGCAAGCAGAAGCGCAAGGCCGCGCATATCGCGCAAAGCTATGAAGAGCGTGGCGTGTCGCATGACGAAGCGGAGGCGCGGGCTTGGGCCACGGTGAACAAGGATTCGGGCGGCGGAAATCTGTCGGGATCGGGGCGGGGCAAGCCCGACAGCCATGCCGCCGACCGGCGCAAGGCGGCCGATCGGTCGGCCGCAGCGAAGAAGGGTTGGGAAACGCGCCGTCGCCGGGCGCAGGGCTGA
- the rplI gene encoding 50S ribosomal protein L9 gives MEIILLERIEKLGAIGDVVTVKDGYARNFLLPNKKALRSNAANKAVFEANRAKIEADNAARRSDAEKAAEGVNGKQIVLIRQSSNAGHLYGSVAVRDVVDALHADGVTNVSKAMVVLERPIKTLGVFDVKVALHPEVAVTITVNVARSPEEAELQAQGVDVMADLFEKDEAGFTEDYDPNAEPGEIAVEAEEAPAEEA, from the coding sequence ATGGAAATCATTCTCCTTGAGCGCATCGAAAAGCTGGGCGCGATCGGCGACGTCGTCACCGTGAAGGACGGTTACGCTCGTAACTTCCTGCTGCCCAACAAGAAGGCTCTTCGTTCGAACGCCGCCAACAAGGCCGTGTTCGAAGCCAACCGCGCGAAGATCGAAGCCGACAACGCCGCTCGTCGTTCGGACGCCGAAAAGGCTGCCGAAGGCGTCAACGGCAAGCAGATCGTCCTGATCCGCCAGTCGTCGAACGCCGGCCACCTGTACGGCTCGGTCGCCGTCCGTGACGTCGTCGACGCGCTGCACGCCGATGGCGTGACCAACGTCTCCAAGGCGATGGTCGTGCTGGAGCGTCCGATCAAGACCCTGGGCGTCTTCGACGTCAAGGTCGCGCTGCACCCGGAAGTGGCCGTCACCATCACGGTGAACGTTGCCCGCTCGCCGGAAGAAGCCGAACTGCAGGCGCAGGGCGTCGACGTGATGGCCGACCTGTTCGAGAAGGACGAAGCCGGCTTCACCGAGGATTACGATCCGAACGCCGAGCCGGGCGAAATCGCCGTCGAGGCGGAAGAAGCCCCGGCCGAAGAAGCCTGA
- the rpsR gene encoding 30S ribosomal protein S18, producing MARPFFRRRKSCPFAAKDAPKIDYKDVRLLQGFVSERGKIVPSRITAVSAKKQRELAQAIKRARHLGLLPYIVK from the coding sequence ATGGCACGCCCGTTTTTCCGCCGCCGCAAGAGCTGCCCCTTCGCCGCCAAGGATGCGCCGAAGATCGATTACAAGGACGTCCGTCTGCTGCAGGGCTTCGTGTCCGAGCGCGGCAAGATCGTCCCCAGCCGCATCACCGCGGTGTCCGCCAAGAAGCAGCGTGAGCTGGCCCAGGCCATCAAGCGCGCCCGTCACCTGGGCCTGCTGCCCTACATCGTGAAGTAA
- the rpsF gene encoding 30S ribosomal protein S6, whose product MALYEHVFLARQDLAQAQVDALAETATKIVEENEGKVTKVETWGLRSLAYKIAKNRKAHYVMLNIDAPGNVIAELERQTQINEDIIRYMTIKVEELEAGPSVMMRKQERAERGDRAPRGDRGPRREREEAPAAE is encoded by the coding sequence ATGGCTCTTTACGAGCATGTGTTCCTTGCGCGCCAGGATCTGGCACAGGCGCAGGTGGACGCTCTGGCGGAAACCGCCACCAAGATCGTCGAGGAAAATGAAGGCAAGGTGACCAAGGTCGAGACCTGGGGCCTGCGTTCGCTCGCGTACAAGATCGCCAAGAACCGCAAGGCGCACTACGTCATGCTGAACATCGACGCACCGGGCAACGTGATTGCCGAGCTGGAGCGTCAGACCCAGATCAACGAAGACATCATCCGCTACATGACCATCAAGGTCGAAGAGCTGGAAGCCGGTCCGTCGGTGATGATGCGCAAGCAGGAACGCGCCGAACGCGGCGACCGTGCCCCCCGTGGTGACCGTGGCCCGCGCCGTGAGCGCGAAGAAGCCCCGGCTGCCGAATAA
- a CDS encoding GntP family permease: MAVAIAALALILLMLAAYRGMSVILMAPLLAMLAVFLTDPAAVPTAFSGLFMDKVATFLKLYFPVFLLGALFGKLVEISGFSRAIVTAVIGFVGAGRAIPAIMIVTALLTYGGVSVFVAVFAVYPFAAEMFRRADIPKRLVPATIGLGALTFTMDALPGTPQIQNVIPASFFGTTAWAAPVLGVIGSMVIAAAGLAYLNWRRRAMAAAGEGYGAPETLVNEPDRQEEAITVHPLVALLPLLVVGLGNLALTLLIPRITGGSEEVSIRLAGLPDPVTAKVTQQAALWAVEGALLMGIATILIFAFPVVARRFAEGAKAAVGGALLAGMNTAVEYGFGGVIAALPGFLVVKDALKAVPNPLINEAITVTTLAGITGSASGGLSIALAAMADQFVAAGDAAGIPREVLHRVASMASGGMDSLPHNGAVITLLAVTGLTHRQAYKDIFALTLIKTMTVFVVIAVYYLTGLV, from the coding sequence ATGGCGGTCGCGATCGCGGCACTGGCGCTGATCTTGCTGATGCTGGCGGCCTATCGCGGCATGAGCGTCATATTGATGGCGCCCTTGCTCGCCATGCTGGCGGTGTTCCTGACCGATCCGGCGGCGGTGCCCACCGCCTTTTCCGGCCTGTTCATGGACAAGGTCGCTACCTTCCTGAAACTCTATTTTCCCGTCTTCCTGCTCGGCGCGCTGTTCGGCAAGCTGGTCGAGATATCGGGCTTTTCCCGCGCGATCGTGACGGCGGTGATCGGTTTCGTGGGCGCGGGAAGGGCGATCCCGGCGATCATGATCGTGACGGCGCTGCTGACCTATGGCGGGGTCTCGGTCTTCGTGGCGGTGTTCGCCGTCTATCCCTTCGCCGCCGAGATGTTTCGCCGCGCCGATATTCCCAAGCGGCTGGTGCCGGCCACCATCGGCCTTGGCGCGCTGACCTTCACCATGGATGCGCTGCCGGGTACGCCGCAGATCCAGAATGTCATTCCGGCAAGCTTCTTTGGCACCACCGCCTGGGCGGCGCCGGTGCTGGGCGTGATCGGGTCAATGGTGATCGCGGCGGCGGGCCTTGCCTATCTCAACTGGCGGCGCCGGGCGATGGCGGCCGCGGGGGAGGGCTATGGCGCACCCGAAACGCTGGTCAACGAACCCGATCGGCAGGAAGAGGCGATCACCGTTCATCCGTTGGTCGCCCTGCTGCCGCTGCTGGTGGTGGGGCTGGGCAATCTGGCGCTGACCCTGCTGATCCCGCGCATCACCGGCGGGTCGGAAGAGGTGAGTATTCGGCTGGCGGGTCTGCCCGATCCGGTGACAGCGAAGGTGACACAGCAAGCGGCACTGTGGGCGGTGGAGGGGGCGCTGCTGATGGGCATCGCCACCATCCTGATCTTTGCCTTCCCGGTCGTGGCACGGCGCTTTGCGGAAGGGGCGAAGGCGGCGGTCGGTGGCGCCTTGCTGGCGGGGATGAACACGGCGGTCGAATATGGCTTTGGCGGGGTGATCGCGGCGCTGCCCGGCTTCCTGGTCGTCAAGGACGCGCTGAAGGCGGTGCCGAACCCGCTGATCAACGAAGCCATTACGGTGACGACCCTGGCGGGCATCACCGGATCGGCGTCGGGCGGCCTGTCGATCGCGCTGGCGGCGATGGCGGACCAGTTCGTGGCGGCGGGCGACGCGGCGGGCATCCCAAGAGAGGTGCTGCATCGGGTTGCGTCGATGGCATCGGGGGGCATGGACAGCCTGCCGCACAATGGCGCGGTCATCACCTTGCTGGCGGTGACGGGCCTCACCCATCGTCAGGCCTATAAGGACATATTCGCGCTGACGCTCATCAAGACGATGACCGTCTTCGTCGTGATCGCCGTCTATTATCTGACCGGGCTGGTGTGA
- a CDS encoding RcnB family protein, whose translation MFKKIILALTATAVAASPIVTAQAQAAPHRETVRVVKEGPHRTVVQKKTVVRNDRHWAKGQRFDRRYATNYRVVDNYRGYRLSAPPRGYHWVRSGNDAVLVAITSGIIGAVVAGAIR comes from the coding sequence ATGTTCAAGAAGATCATCCTGGCCCTGACCGCCACCGCCGTTGCCGCCAGCCCGATCGTCACCGCCCAGGCCCAGGCCGCGCCCCATCGCGAGACCGTCCGGGTCGTGAAGGAAGGTCCGCACCGCACCGTCGTCCAGAAGAAGACGGTGGTGCGCAACGATCGCCACTGGGCCAAGGGCCAGCGCTTCGATCGCCGCTACGCGACCAATTACCGGGTCGTCGACAATTATCGCGGCTATCGCCTGTCGGCCCCGCCGCGCGGTTATCACTGGGTCCGCTCGGGCAATGACGCGGTGCTGGTCGCGATCACCAGCGGGATCATCGGCGCGGTCGTCGCCGGCGCCATCCGCTAA
- a CDS encoding CPBP family intramembrane glutamic endopeptidase, BDIM_20840 family encodes MNGVIGLLGTLALLLAAGGAIGLIDRRGFRPGWLLVAVALVAANDALLTRAYRHIPDLIPAADWNWQGKLLALALTLLVAALPVFGWKRVGLTLRQARGSLTAALPVALLYCAFFTALALYFPDDPSSAEEIAFQLTMPGLEEEPFYRGILLFALDRAFTRRVRFLGVDWGWGALLSCGLFGLAHAFGYSGGHFSFDPMVMALTAIPSLLTVWLRLRTGSLLLPILLHNFGNAISLML; translated from the coding sequence ATGAACGGCGTCATCGGCCTGCTCGGCACGCTGGCGCTGCTGCTGGCCGCGGGCGGTGCGATCGGCCTGATCGATCGGCGCGGCTTTCGGCCTGGCTGGCTGCTGGTTGCCGTCGCCCTGGTCGCTGCCAATGACGCGCTGCTGACCCGCGCCTATCGCCATATCCCCGACCTCATCCCTGCTGCCGACTGGAACTGGCAGGGCAAGCTGCTAGCCCTTGCCCTCACGCTGCTGGTGGCCGCCCTGCCGGTATTTGGCTGGAAGCGGGTCGGCCTCACCCTCCGGCAAGCACGCGGCAGCCTGACCGCTGCCCTGCCCGTGGCTCTCCTCTATTGCGCCTTCTTCACCGCGCTCGCGCTCTATTTCCCCGACGATCCCAGCAGCGCGGAGGAAATCGCCTTCCAGCTCACCATGCCGGGGCTGGAGGAAGAACCCTTTTATCGCGGCATTCTGCTTTTCGCGCTCGATCGCGCCTTTACCCGGCGGGTTCGCTTTCTCGGCGTCGACTGGGGCTGGGGCGCCCTGCTTTCCTGCGGCCTGTTCGGCCTTGCCCATGCGTTCGGCTATTCGGGCGGCCATTTCAGCTTTGACCCGATGGTGATGGCGCTTACCGCCATCCCCTCGCTACTCACCGTCTGGCTGCGCCTGCGTACCGGCAGCCTGCTGCTGCCGATCCTGCTGCACAATTTCGGCAATGCCATCTCGCTGATGTTGTGA
- a CDS encoding ABC transporter permease codes for MLGTTVILAFRAINRHKMRSFLTTLGIIIGVAAVVTMVTLGNGATAAVREQISSLGANVLQLRPGQGFGRGGGGPRPPNFKEADLTAIENQLTGVRAVAPVVQSSGTAIYEGNNWSTTVYGTTSAYSQVQSWNVSEGRLFMPDEEEAGKSVCIIGNTVRTNLFQGNDPIGKRMRIKGVSCQVVGVLATRGQGGFGDQDDVVVMPIKFVQRRFTGDRDISQIMVAVDDAYDSATVQDSLEQLMRERRKIKAGAEDNFNVFDTKQISDTLTGTTTILTQIVAAVAAISLLVGGIGIMNIMLVSVTERTREIGIRLAIGAVAREVLMQFLVEAIVLSCMGGLIGLVIALIASVGIAPLMKVPFTFDPQVNLIAFLFSAAIGVVFGYFPARRAASLNPIDALRHE; via the coding sequence ATGCTGGGCACCACTGTCATCCTCGCCTTCCGGGCGATCAACCGGCACAAGATGCGCAGCTTCCTCACGACGCTCGGCATCATCATCGGCGTTGCCGCCGTCGTCACCATGGTGACGCTGGGCAATGGCGCGACCGCCGCCGTGCGCGAACAGATCAGCTCGCTGGGCGCCAATGTGCTGCAACTGCGCCCCGGCCAGGGCTTCGGCCGTGGCGGCGGCGGGCCGCGCCCGCCCAATTTCAAGGAAGCGGACCTGACCGCGATCGAGAACCAGCTGACCGGCGTGCGCGCCGTGGCGCCGGTGGTCCAGTCGAGCGGCACCGCCATCTATGAAGGCAATAACTGGTCGACCACTGTCTATGGCACGACCTCCGCCTATTCGCAGGTCCAGTCCTGGAATGTGTCGGAAGGCCGGCTGTTCATGCCGGACGAGGAAGAGGCCGGCAAATCGGTCTGCATCATCGGCAATACGGTGCGCACCAACCTGTTCCAGGGCAATGACCCGATCGGCAAGCGGATGCGCATCAAGGGCGTGAGCTGTCAGGTGGTGGGCGTACTGGCGACCCGCGGCCAGGGCGGCTTTGGCGACCAGGACGATGTCGTCGTCATGCCGATCAAGTTCGTCCAGCGCCGCTTCACCGGCGATCGCGACATCAGCCAGATCATGGTCGCGGTCGACGACGCCTATGACAGCGCGACCGTGCAGGACAGCCTGGAGCAGCTGATGCGCGAGCGGCGCAAGATCAAGGCGGGCGCGGAGGATAATTTCAACGTCTTCGACACCAAGCAGATCAGCGACACGCTGACCGGCACCACCACCATCCTGACCCAGATCGTCGCGGCGGTCGCCGCCATCTCGCTGCTGGTCGGCGGCATCGGCATCATGAACATCATGTTGGTGTCGGTGACGGAACGCACCCGCGAGATCGGCATCCGCCTCGCCATCGGCGCGGTCGCGCGCGAAGTGCTGATGCAGTTTCTGGTGGAGGCGATCGTGCTGTCGTGCATGGGCGGCCTGATCGGCCTGGTCATCGCCCTGATCGCATCGGTCGGCATCGCGCCGCTGATGAAGGTGCCCTTCACCTTCGATCCGCAGGTCAATCTGATCGCCTTCCTCTTTTCGGCGGCGATCGGCGTGGTGTTCGGCTATTTCCCCGCCCGCCGGGCGGCCAGCCTCAACCCGATCGACGCGCTGCGGCACGAATAG